In the genome of Danio rerio strain Tuebingen ecotype United States chromosome 23, GRCz12tu, whole genome shotgun sequence, one region contains:
- the smc1al gene encoding structural maintenance of chromosomes 1A, like, translating into MGYLKLIEIENFKSYKGRQIIGPFHKFTAIIGPNGSGKSNLMDAISFVLAEKTSNLRVKTLKDLIHGAPVGKPAANRAFVTMVYQQDGGQELSFSRIIIGSSSEYRINNKVVGLSDYSEELEKLGILIKARNFLVFQGAVESIAMKNPKERTALFEEISRSGELAQEYDRCKKEMVKAEEDTQFNYHRKKNIAAERKEAKQEKEEAERYQRLKDEVVRAHVQLQLFKLYHNESEIEKLNRELAHRNKEIDKDRKRMDRVEEELKDKKKELGRMMRDQQMIEKEIKEKDAELNQKRPLYIKAKENTAHKIKKLEAARKSLQNAQKCYKKRKGDMDELDREQGAVEMARQEFEERMEEEAQSQGQDLQLEENQVKAYHRLKEEASKRAATLAQELEKFNRDQKADQDRLDLEERKKIETEAKIKQKIREIEENQKRIEKLEDYITTSRQSLDEQKRMEEELTEEVEQAKRRIDEINMELNQVMEQLGDARIDRQENSRQQRKAEILESIKRLYPGSVYGRLIDLCQPTQKKYQIAVTKVLGKNMDAIIVDSEKTGRDCIQYIKEQRGEPETFLPLDYLEVKPTDEKLRELRGAKLVIDVIRYEPPQIKKALQYACGNALVCDNVEDARRIAFGGPYRHKTVALDGTLFQKSGVISGGASDLKAKARRWDEKAVDKLKDRKEKLTDELKEQMKAKRKEAELRQVQSQAHGLQMRLKYSQSDLEQTKTRHLSLNMQEKSKLESELANFGPRINDIKRIIQSRERDMKDLKDRMNVVEDEVFVEFCKEIGVRNIREFEEEKVKRQNEIAKKRLEFETQKTRLAIQLDYEKNQLKEDQEKVVMWEQTVKKDENEIEKLKKEEQRNMKIIDETMAQLQDLKNQHLTKKSEVNDKNHEMEEIRKKLGGANKELTQLQKEVTAIETKLEQKRSDRHNLLQACKMQDIKLPLRSGTMDDISQEEGNSQAEESLSSSQKTSSTVLAKEALIEIDYNSLSEDLKDSLSDEEIKAEMNTLQQRLNEQQSILQRISAPNMKAMEKLESVRDKFQETSDEFEAARKRAKKAKQAFEQIKKERFDRFHACFESVATNIDEIYKALSRNSSAQAFLGPENPEEPYLDGINYNCVAPGKRFRPMDNLSGGEKTVAALALLFAIHSYKPAPFFVLDEIDAALDNTNIGKVANYIKDQSVQNFQAIVISLKEEFYTKADSLIGVYPEQGDCVISKVLTFDLSQYADANPNPNE; encoded by the exons GTTCCTCTTCAGAGTACCGCATCAATAATAAAGTGGTGGGTCTGTCTGACTACAGTGAGGAACTGGAGAAACTAGGAATCCTCATCAAGGCCAGAAACTTCCTTGTCTTTCAG GGTGCTGTAGAGTCAATTGCAATGAAGAACCCCAAAGAGAGAACAGCTCTGTTTGAAGAGATTTCTCGCTCTGGAGAGCTTGCCCAAGAATATGACAGATGCAAAAAAGAAATGGTCAAGGCTGAAGAGGACACGCAGTTTAACTACCATCGCAAGAAAAACATAGCTGCTGAACGAAAAGAAGCCAAACAGGAAAAAGAGGAG GCAGAGCGTTATCAACGCCTGAAGGATGAGGTGGTGCGAGCTCATGTACAGTTACAGCTGTTTAAACTGTACCACAATGAATCAGAGATTGAGAAACTTAACAGAGAGCTGGCCCACCGCAATAAAGAGATTGATAAAGACAGAAAGCGCATGGACCGTGTGGAGGAAGAGTTAAAAGACAAAAAGAAGGAGCTTGGCAGAATGATGAGAGACCAACAGATGATTGAGAAAGAGATCAA GGAGAAGGATGCAGAACTCAATCAGAAGAGGCCTCTGTACATTAAAGCCAAGGAAAACACTGCCCACAAGATCAAGAAATTGGAAGCTGCCCGTAAATCACTTCAGAATGCACAGAAATGCTACAAAAAGCGCAAGGGAGACATGGATGAGCTGGATCGTGAGCAGGGGGCAGTTGAAATGGCCAGACAGGAGTTTGAGGAGCGGATGGAGGAGGAGGCTCAAAGTCAGGGACAAGATCTACAGCTGGAAGAGAACCAG GTTAAGGCATATCACCGTTTGAAGGAGGAGGCGAGTAAGCGAGCAGCTACCCTGGCTCAAGAGCTAGAGAAATTCAACAGAGACCAGAAAGCTGACCAGGACCGTCTGGACCTGGAGGAGAGGAAGAAAATAGAAACAGAG GCCAAGATCAAGCAAAAAATCAGAGAGATTGAGGAGAACCAAAAACGCATTGAGAAGCTAGAGGACTATATCACTACTAGCAG GCAGTCTTTGGATGAACAGAAAAGAATGGAAGAGGAACTCACAGAAGAAGTAGAACAGGCCAAACGAAGAATAGATGAGATCAACATGGAACTTAACCAG GTGATGGAGCAGCTGGGTGATGCTCGTATCGACAGGCAGGAGAATAGCAGACAACAGCGTAAAGCTGAGATCTTGGAGAGCATCAAGAGGCTGTATCCTGGATCAGTG TACGGGAGACTGATTGACTTGTGCCAGCCTACACAAAAGAAATATCAGATTGCTGTCACTAAAGTGCTGGGCAAAAATATGGATGCCATTATTGTGGATTCTGAAAAGACGGGTCGTGACTGTATCCAATACATAAAAGAGCAGCGTGGTGAACCTGAGACCTTCCTCCCCCTGGACTATCTGGAG GTCAAGCCCACAGATGAGAAGCTACGTGAGCTGCGTGGTGCTAAATTGGTGATTGATGTAATTCGATATGAGCCACCACAGATTAAGAAAGCCCTGCAATATGCTTGTGGAAATGCCCTGGTCTGTGATAATGTGGAGGATGCTCGCAGGATTGCCTTTGGAGGACCATACAGACACAAG ACTGTGGCTCTAGATGGGACGTTATTCCAGAAGTCTGGAGTGATCTCTGGTGGTGCCAGTGATCTAAAGGCCAAAGCTCGACGTTGGGATGAAAAAGCTGTTGATAAGCTGAAAGACAGAAAGGAAAAACTCACAGATGAACTTAAA GAACAAATGAAGGCCAAAAGAAAGGAAGCAGAGCTGCGTCAGGTTCAGTCTCAAGCTCATGGTTTGCAGATGAGGCTCAAGTACTCCCAGAGTGATCTGGAGCAAACCAAGACCAGACACCTGTCCCTTAACATGCAG GAAAAATCAAAGCTGGAAAGTGAACTTGCTAACTTTGGTCCACGGATTAATGATATAAAGAGAATCATCCAGTCACGTGAGAGAGATATGAAAGACTTGAAGGACCGCATGAATGTG GTGGAGGATGAGGTGTTTGTTGAGTTCTGTAAAGAGATTGGAGTTCGTAACATTCGTGAATTTGAAGAAGAAAAAGTCAAAAGGCAGAACGAGATTGCAAAGAAACG CTTAGAATTTGAGACTCAAAAAACACGTCTGGCAATACAGCTGGATTATGAGAAAAACCAGCTGAAGGAAGACCAAGAGAAGGTGGTCATGTGGGAACAGACGGTCAAGAAAGATGAAAATGAGATTGAAAAGCTTAAGAAG gaagagCAGAGGAATATGAAGATAATTGATGAGACCATGGCACAATTGCAGGATCTGAAAAACCAGCACTTGACTAAGAAATCTGAGGTTAATGATAAAAACCATGAAATGGAGGAGATCCGCAAGAAACTAGGGGGTGCCAACAA GGAGTTGACGCAGCTGCAGAAGGAAGTGACTGCTATCGAGACCAAGCTGGAGCAAAAACGCAGTGACAGACACAATCTACTGCAGGCTTGTAAGATGCAGGACATCAAACTTCCTCTCCGATCGGGAACTATGGATGACATCAGCCAGGAAgag GGCAATTCACAGGCAGAGGAGAGCCTCAgcagcagtcaaaagacatcgaGCACTGTCTTGGCCAAGGAAGCTCTTATTGAGATTGACTACAACAGCTTGTCTGAGGACTTAAAA GACTCCTTGTCAGATGAGGAGATCAAGGCAGAGATGAACACATTACAGCAAAGACTCAATGAGCAGCAGAGCATCCTGCAAAGGATCAGTGCACCCAACATGAAGGCCATGGAGAAACTAGAGAGTGTCAGAGACAAATTCCAGGAGACCAGCGATG AGTTTGAAGCTGCTAGGAAGAGGGCAAAGAAAGCCAAGCAGGCATTTGAACAGATAAAGAAGGAGAGATTTGACCGTTTCCACGCCTGCTTTGAGTCTGTGGCCACCAACATTGATGAGATTTATAAAGCTCTGTCACGCAACAGCAGTGCCCAG GCATTTCTGGGACCTGAGAACCCAGAGGAGCCATACCTGGATGGTATAAACTATAATTGTGTGGCCCCAGGTAAACGTTTCAGGCCCATGGACAACCTGTCTGGAGGAGAAAAGACTGTGGCAGCTCTAGCCCTACTGTTTGCTATTCACAG CTATAAGCCTGCTCCCTTTTTTGTTCTGGATGAGATTGATGCAGCACTGGATAATACCAACATTGGCAAG GTTGCAAACTACATCAAGGATCAGTCGGTGCAGAACTTTCAGGCTATTGTAATTTCCTTGAAAGAGGAGTTTTACACTAAGGCTGACTCCCTGATTGGAGTTTACCCAGAG CAAGGAGACTGTGTCATCAGTAAAGTTCTGACCTTTGATCTCTCCCAGTATGCAGATGCCAATCCCAATCCAAATGAATGA